Proteins from one Thermodesulfobacteriota bacterium genomic window:
- a CDS encoding TIGR02678 family protein, whose product MSDTTLAIALEATLRSERKAALRHLLRHPFTTARNHPEIFPQIVRHRQWLGDWFAEQPGWKLLVDPAAGLARLFKVPWRADATRPARCTRKPAFDPRRYTLFCLTLAALDDSPAQTTLARLAELVAESSAESGNLRRFDPDAAGERRAFVDALRLLVDLGILALRDGDTDRYVQ is encoded by the coding sequence ATGAGCGACACCACCCTAGCCATCGCACTGGAGGCGACTCTTCGAAGCGAACGCAAGGCCGCACTCCGTCACCTTCTTCGGCATCCCTTCACCACGGCGCGCAATCACCCAGAGATCTTTCCCCAGATCGTCCGTCATCGGCAGTGGCTGGGGGACTGGTTCGCGGAGCAACCCGGGTGGAAGCTCCTGGTAGACCCGGCGGCAGGTCTTGCACGCCTCTTCAAGGTTCCCTGGCGGGCCGACGCCACGAGGCCCGCCAGGTGCACTCGGAAGCCGGCGTTCGACCCTCGTCGTTACACGCTCTTCTGTCTTACCCTCGCTGCTCTCGATGACAGTCCGGCCCAGACCACGCTGGCACGGCTCGCGGAACTCGTGGCCGAATCGAGCGCGGAGAGCGGAAATCTGCGCCGGTTCGACCCTGATGCCGCCGGAGAACGAAGGGCGTTCGTAGACGCGCTTCGATTGCTCGTGGACCTTGGCATCCTCGCGCTTCGCGATGGAGACACGGACCGCTACGTACAAAG